One region of Paucibacter aquatile genomic DNA includes:
- a CDS encoding type 2 periplasmic-binding domain-containing protein, whose translation MTQHQTHSTRRHTAALAAASLCLSLLASAAQADTVVIVHPSNATALDDEQISKIFLGQTKTFAGGGEAIPVDQKDGAAREDFGNKVLKKNQSQLKALWARQIFTGGAKPPKELGGDDEVLKFVASTPGAIGYVEAGKANSSVKVVKR comes from the coding sequence ATGACGCAACACCAAACGCACAGCACGCGCCGCCACACGGCCGCACTCGCCGCAGCCAGCCTCTGCCTCAGCCTGCTGGCCTCGGCCGCGCAGGCCGACACCGTGGTCATCGTCCACCCCAGCAATGCGACGGCATTGGATGACGAGCAGATCAGCAAGATCTTCCTCGGCCAGACCAAGACCTTTGCCGGCGGCGGCGAGGCCATCCCGGTGGACCAGAAGGACGGAGCCGCCCGCGAAGACTTCGGCAACAAGGTGCTCAAGAAGAACCAGTCCCAGCTCAAGGCCTTGTGGGCGCGCCAGATCTTCACCGGCGGCGCCAAACCACCGAAGGAACTGGGTGGCGACGACGAAGTGCTGAAGTTCGTGGCCTCGACACCAGGCGCCATTGGCTATGTGGAGGCCGGCAAGGCCAATTCCAGCGTCAAGGTCGTCAAGCGCTGA